CGCACCACCACCAGCAAAGGGAGAGACACCAGTAACATCAAAGCAAGTATCTTGACCATTGTTACAACCATAAACCATTATATATGACGGTCTCAAGGCCGAACCATCGTCAGCCAACAAGTCCAAGGACACCTCCTTTCTAGCAGGCACACTCGCTCTGTAACAAGCATCTGCTAAAGTATCACGCATGAAATCATGGCGAGACTTCAATCCAACTTCTTTGGCACAATGTAATGCATGATCACCATATATATTCATCCCCCTTTACAACAAGGATACACACTACCCTTTTCAAAAAGTGGGATACTCATTCGGTAGCATAACGCAGAGGCAAACTGGCGCGGCCCTATGTTTTGATTCCACCCACTAATAGGAATGGCCAAAAGATAGTCTTGTGCATGCTTGATTTTGTTACACTCCCAGAAAAACAAGTCACGCTCAGACATGGAATACTTTGTTGGCATCTCTTTCTTATCAGCATCGAAGTAAGGAACTGCCAGGTACTCATTAGATGGGGGCAGTATCAACGATGCCGAAGGAAGAAGGGAGGGAGCCATTCTGTTTGGGTTTTGTTTGTTCTATTCTAAGCCCGGTCTCCGCCCTACTCTGCGCCCAATCTGATGTGGCGTGGTGATGTGTAAGAAATCACGTGGGTGCAAGTAATTCTCTGtcctacatatatttttattttcttccattccctgaaaattcctcctcttttatttcttttgcgAAGAACAAATGAACTTGAGATCAATAGGAAGAATCAAAAAAACCCCAAATGCAGTTAATTGTTTTTCTATGTTATTTGTTGATTGACGCTTATCCTCTTTattaaattgaaattaaaatcccAGTAGTTAAGAATAAAACATGGGACTCAGAATAGCATTTCCGTAAATATAAGTTTTAGGGGCATATCTGGAAAGGAAAACACTAGCTTTTAGCATTCGACACCGTTTTCTCCGTCGTACACTAGAAACGAACCCTAGAAATCTAATTGGTGGAACTCAAAGAATCACTCACTGTAATTGAAGAAGAACTTACTTCTCAACACTGGTAATCAAATCCTAAACAGTATCAGGTAAGTAATCTTTCAACCCCTACTACTTGTGTTGAAATTTGGTCTTCTAATGGTGTCTGAACTTAGAAATTAGGGGTTTGCTGTGTAAATTCATTtgggttttttcttcttttgtaatgaaattagggttcgaaaatttgtggtgtgctataacattaGACAGTTCCATTTAGGTTTTGATTGAAATTTGGTGTTCTAATGTGTGTAGTGTTCATATTTCTAaaatgttttgtgtatttttgttTTCAGTAGCTAAATCTAATAATTGAATATGAGGTCGAAGAGACTGGAACTCCAAGAAGCTCTCAAtaagcagcagaagaagaagccATCAACAACAAAACGACAAGAAACTCTCCGGAACCAGAGGCCATCAACAACGAAACCACGCTTCGCATCTGTCAACAACCGCAGATTGGTAAATGATGTTATGACTGATTTAGTGAATGAAATACTCAACGCTGCTGCTCTCGAGAAAAAGATGTCTTCAGCAACGAAACCAAGCAATGCACCGGAGGAAAATGAAACTGTGACCGATGCGGTGGATGAAAGACTCAACGATGTTGCTCCGAGTTTGTCAGCTACAAAACCATGTGCTGCATCTGTCAAAGGACGAAAGGCTAGAGAAATTGAGACTGATGCAGTGGATGGGAGAGATAACGCTATAGCTCTTGAGAACCAGACGTTGTCAGCAACAAAACCATGTTCTGGGCTCATCAGTGGCGAAAGGGAAACTGATACAGTGGATGGAAGAGTTAATGTTAAAAAACGGAGGTTGTCAGCAACAAAACCGTGTTCTGCACCAATTAATGGCAGAATGGCAAAAGAGAATGTGACTGATGCAGTGGGTGAAAAACTCAACGATGCTGCCCTTGACAAGCAAAGGTCGTTGACCAAAAAACCACGCATTTCATTCATCAATGGTGGAAGGgcaaaagaagttgtgacagATGCAATGGATGAAAGAGTGAAAGTTGTTTCTCTCAAGAATCAGAGTCTGTCAACAACAAAACGACACGTTTCATTTGTCAATGGCGTAGGAGGAAAAGAAATTGTGACTGGTGCAGTGGATAAAAGACCCAACGCTGTTGCTCTCGAGAAGCTGAGGTCTTCAACAACAAAAGCATGTGCTGCGGTGAGCATTGCAGTGGATCCAAGACCCAGCATTGTTGCTCTCAAGAAGCAGAGGTCGTCAACAACATTACCATCTTCTGCATCTGTCAATGCAAACGAAATTGTGACCGATCCAGTGGATGGAAGACAGGAAGTTGTTGATGACATGCCTGATGCTGAGAACATTATCAGAGATGAAGATACTGACACAACTGGTACTTGGAGCGATTTTGGAGATGACGATGCTGACATAATTGATGCAGATGGAGACAGTGACGTGCAAAATGTGGAAGACCAATCGTTACCCACCAACTATCATGAAGATGCTGTCATACATGATGCGGACGGAGACAATGACGTGCCAATTGTGAAAGGCCAATCGTTACCCACCAACTCTGATGAAGATGCTGACATACTCGATAAAGATGGAAACATTGACATGCAAATTTTGGAAGAGCAATCGTTACCCACCTACTCTGAGAAAGTTGCAAATTCCTCGAGCAAAAGGACATGTGAAGTGGTCCAAAGCCAAGTAGCTGCCCCTCATAGCGAGTCTAGCAACACAAACTATGCCGGCAATAATTGCCAAGGAAACACTTCTTGTCCATTGGGTGGTTCAATTCATTTACTAGGCACCCCTCAACTGATTATATTCGACAAATTTGGGCGGCGTTCTGATGTTGAGTCAGAAGAATTTGCAATGGATATTGCAATGACAGTACGAGTGCATTGTCGTCCTGCAATCGGCTCTTGGTATGACGTTCCAAACATCGTCAAAAAGAATATATGGAAAGATGTTGCGGTAAGTGTACAGCGTATTCAATTTATTTTAGTTCTCGTAGAATCTTTATGATCGTTACATGATATGGAGATTCTCTTTGCAGGCTAGGTATATCATACCTGGAATTTATAGACCTAATGTTTTGTCCAAGGCTAACAAAGCTTGGAAAACTTGGAAGCATCAGCTGCAAGTAGAGTTGGATAAACATGAGACCGCTGCTGAGAGAAAAAGAAATATCCCGTACCAGTTGATTAGAAACAGAGAAGATTGGGAAAGTTTTGTTGATTTCTGCAATACTGATGAGGGTCAGAAACGTCGTGCAGCATCGGCGGCAAGTGTTGAGACTCTTCGCAAAGTACAGCAAGGAAACAAGAGTTTGCAGTCTGATATCCATTTACTCCGAACACAATCTGGATTACACACAGAAAATCATATTTCTACTCCGTCAAATCAATCTGCGCCACACGCAGAAAATCGTACTTCTGCAGCATCCAATCAATCTGCTTCACACACACACAATCGTGCTTCAACACCATCCAATCAGTCTGCATCATACATACAACATCGTGCTTCTACACCATCCAATCAGTCTGCATCACGCATACAACATCGTGCTTCTACACCATCCAATCAATCTGCATCACACATACAAAAAATCTGCGCAGACATACAAAATCGTGCTTCTACACCATCAAATCAATCTGCGTCACACATGCAAAATCGTGCTTCTACACCATCAAACCAATCCGCATCACACATGCAAAATCGTGCTTCGACACCATCAAATCAATCTGCGCCACACATGCAGAATCGTGCTTCTACACCATCAAATCAATCTGCGTCATCGGTGCAAAATCGTGCTTCTACACCATCAAAGCAATCCGCGTTACTCATGCAAAATCGTGCTTCTACACCATCAAATCAATCTGTGTCAAACATACAGAATCGTACTTCTACACCTTCAAAACAATCTGCGGCTCAGgtaaaaatttatgtgattcttACAAGTTGAATTTACATTTAGAATTCTTTTCTTTGCTAAATCACACATTTTTATTCATTTGAAAACTGAACAAAGTTACATAGTTTGATAGTTAGCACAAAGCCAAAATAGCTACAAGTAAAACTCAAAAAACAGAATCAAAGAACCTGCTCTACCCAAAATATCTATTTACTGAACCTGTCTTCCTGAATGCATTACTCTCTCACCAGCACCTAGTCAGGACCCATTTTTTGCCAATTGATCTGCTTAGGAATTTACTTCACTAAAATATCTAACCATATTGATATAATGCCATGGTATGTAACTATCTGTGAAATCATTAACTACCGAGTTGAAATCTGAATTGATGATAATAAATCAGCCCACTGCCATCACATAGTTCCCATCACCTGACAACTGCGTCTCTTGTGCACAACAAAGTAACACATCCATATGTAGGTTCAACCTTACATTCGGAACTCAATTCTGCACTAGAAGGTAGAAATGAGTCTTGTTATTCTGAGTTGAAATTTAATTTAGTAGTTCATTCATTCTAATATCTCAAACTGTTTCAAACTTCTACATCATCATAGTAGCATTACTATCATTTATAGAGATAGAAAATTGATAATAATGATAACAATGTATAAACAAAAGAAACTGAAGGTAATTGTATCGCTAAGTTATGTCAAACAGCAAAATTGAAGGTATTTTTGTCCGTGTTTTAAGTTTGTTAAATTATTTGCATTTTCATTTCTCTGAGATGCGTATTTGATTTCGAATGtcatattttttttaaagaaaaaatcatCAGTATCATATGAAACCATAAATAATTGAGATTATAGTTTTGAATCTGTTTCGTAATTACATTTATTTTCATGCAAGATTGTATGAGTTCCGTCAGACTGAAGTACTGATGTTTAAGTATCCTGAGCATAAACTTGATGCTGTATACTTATTTAGGCTCCCATTTGTATGCTGGCCATTTCACTAGTTCTATAATTAATGATCCTtcagatttttagggttttagttttgGTTGTCGCAAATATGGATTGCCAGCTATTAATAAGTGGCCAATATTAATTTTCTGTAATACTGAACTAATTCACTTCCAAAAGACAAAAGAAATCAGCGGCAAAATAATGGTTCCTTCTTTAACTTGTCTTACACACTATTGCTTATAAGACGACTCCACAAGTCTGTctactcctttttcttttttggtggaTTTTATGGTATTAATAACCAGTCTGGAATTTAGAAGTAAACCTCATAGTTAATTTGTAATTTCAATATTGCTGTCGTGAAATTGTTTTCTCGAGTTATTAGGAAACTAACAGTTGGAAACTCTTGGTTAACAAACACCAAAACTCAGTATCTAGTTGAACCACCCCCAAAACCACAAAATAAGAATTTAAAGTAACCAATTTGTTTCTCTTTCACTCATCTCTCTGTATATGTAATTCTGTTAGAATACTTTTTATGCAATTTGTGTTACTGAATGTACATTCTTGGTTTGATGGATGTAGTCACCTCCTGCGGCCAGCTTGCCTGCTCGTTCACCTTTGACACCTCCTGCGTCCAGCTTGCCTGCTGGTTCACGTTTGGCACCTCCTGCATCCAACTTGCCTGCTGGTTCACATTTCGCACCTCCTGTGTCCAACTTGCCTGCTGGTTCACGTTTGGCACCTCCTGCATCCAACTTGCCTGCTGGTTCACATTTCGCACCTCCTGTGTCCAACTTGCCTGCTGGTTCACGTTTCGCACCTCCTGCATCCAACTTGCCTGTTCGTTCGCATTTGTCACCTGCTGCGTCCAACTCGCCTGCTCGTTCGCATTTGTCGCCTCCTGCGTCCAACTCGCCTGTTCGTTCGCATTTGGCACCTCCTGCGCCCAACTTGCCAGCTCGTTCGCATTTGACGCCTCCTGTGTCCAACGTGCCTGCTCGTTCGCATTTGGCACCTCCTGCGTCCAACTTGCCTGCCGGTTCACGTTTGGCACCTCCTGCATCCAACTTGCCTGCTGGTTCACGTTTGGCACCTCCTGCATCCAACTTGCCTGCTGGTTCACATTTCGCACCTCCTGTGTCCAACTTGCCTGCTGGTTCGCATTTGTCACCTCCTGCGTCCAACTCGCCTGCTCGTTCGCATTTGTCACCTGCTGCGTCCAACTCGCCTGCTCGTTCGCATTTGTCACCTCCTGCGTCCAACTTGCCTGCTCGTTTGCATTTGGCACCTCCTGCGCCCAACTTGCCAGCTCGTTCGCATTTGACGCCTCCTGTGTCCAACGTGCCTGCTCGTTCGCATTTGGCACCTCCTGCGTCCAACTTGCCGGCTCCTTCGCATTTGTCAACTCCTGCGTCCAACTTGCCTACTCGTTCACATTTGCCACCTGCTGCATCCAACTTGCCTGCTAGTTCATGTTTCATAAAAAACTTTAAAGGAAGAACCATTGCTTTAGGTAGTATCAACACTGCGGATCCACCAACGCAACATGTCTATAGTTTAACTATCGAAGACATATTTGACAGAGATGCAGAATTATTTGATAAAGATGGGAAGCTTGGAGACATTACGATCGGTGGCGTGATTAATTGGCCAAAAGCATGTGTTGAGTCCAGCTTGCCTGCTAATTCATGTTTTATACGGAACTTCAAAAGAAGAACCATTGCTTTCGGTAGTATAAACACTGCTGATCAACCGCAGGAACATGTTTGTAGTATAATTGTGAAACAAATATATGACAGAAATGCAGAATTATTTGATGCAGATGGGAAGCTCGGAGACATTAAGATCGGAAACGTGATTAATTGGCCAAAAGCATGTATTAAGCCTTGTTGATaataaagaatttttttattttcagaatGTATGTGTAGTCTTTCCTAGTAATCTTTTTGGTTTCTAGTTTTAGAAGTTTGTTTATACTGTATGTTGTCTGGACTCCAGAGGAACAGAGAAAAGCATGAGAAAATTCTCATAAGTTTGTAGCAGTTGAAGAGAAGTTTCTTTGGCACACCAATTAATTCTGTCAAAACAAAAATCTATCATTTTTTTGCTCCTGTCATGTCCTGGTTATGTTCCCATTTATATCCCATATACACAGGCCTGTTATGAGTTTTAGCTAATCCAGCCTGGGCCTGGGCATGAGCATGAGCCTGGCTTGCCTTACTGGTCGGAAAAACATTTTAGCCATGGGGCAGTTGCCCCCACAATTTATTTCCTAACGGAAGGCCTATTCCCATCCATGACCATTTGGTTAGTTCCAGCTGCAGCACTATCATTTTCCAGGCTGCAGTaccattttgttttcttctttggcttTTTGAAGCATAATATACAGTATTACGAAAAGAAGTTACATCTTCCCCTTGAGAGTCTTATTTTAAGTATAATTGTGCCCATTGATGTATCGTTTTCCTCCACCAGTGTCGTTGTTATCCCTAGAGGTTGTGCCATAGCCACGACAACTGTTCATGCTAGATCTTTGCCAATAAACCTTCCACCGGTCGGTCTCGGGTGCTCACGGGAAGCTAACTGTTTTTATCATGTTTGAGGTCTGAGTTGGCTCATAAATCCGACTCTGAGCTAGTTGACTCAGAAGTATCATCTCGTACGTGCCTCATCGAGCACAATGCTACAATCTAACtggaatattaaaaaaattataagtAATATTTTTATAGTTTTGTTAGCCAGATTCAGACATAGTAAGTTGGATCTAGGTGAGTCACAACTGAAAAAATAGCCGACTCAGGCAAGATCAAACATCCTGTAAGTTTTTATCTAACTCGACCCAGGTCAtaggtttatttttgtatttttttccttatatCGGAGTCGAGGTTTGACTCGGTTCATAAATCCAACTCGGATCTAGTTAGCTCAGAAATATCATTTTGTACCTGACCCGAGTCTAAGACGAAGTCTGACTCGGCCCATACATCTgacttattatttttttctcaaaTGATTGAAAAATGCATAATAGTTACTGACACCTTGTCCGTTTACAACTGATTCAGATGACTTGTCTGGATCTGACTCGTTTGGATTTGACAGAAATCATCTGACCAAGTCTCTGACTTAATTTATTTGTGTGTTTTGAGTCAGTTGCTTGATCCAATAAGTCAGTGGtatttgttacctgactcaaatggttCAAGTCGGGGGTTAGATCTGAGTCATTAAATCGAGCCAAATCTGACtcaaaattaaaaactaacaaTCTAACATCTGACTTGCGACGAGTCAAGGGTTAATTCAGATCTAGATCGCAAGTCAAATGCAAACAAACATTGTGTGAGTCGTATACTTACATGTAATGAGTCAGATCCAAATACAATGTGAAGACTAAGATGTTAAGGAGTAACACCTTGTTCGTTTTCTCTTAACTCGTCTGCATCTGACTGAAATCACCTAACTCATTCCGATCTGACTTAATTATATTTGTTTTTCTAGTCAGATCTTACTCAGAAATATGAGTCGGTGATTTATTCTCATGAGTCCGTCGTATTTTAATACCTGATGTAAACGGGTCCCCCGATTCTGAGTTAATTTTTTTCTGTCAATTTTTCTAACCACAACCGGATTATATCAATCATGAACAAATACCGATTTTCCACCAACACCTCTTTAATTTAATTTCCCAAAAACAGTATGATTACACTAAACAATTTAGTGCACCAAAAACATCTCATCAAGGAAGCAAACAATATACACcgattcttggtgttcttcacgaATTGAAATTTCAACCCAGAATCCGTTTGAGAATGTACCGATTATGTCTACTAATCATCCAAATTAATATTAATTAATCAGAGATAAATAAgtcattaagaaaaataattggtTACGgggcattttattttatttcaaaataTCTTATTTTGGCACGTAGTGGTAGGCCCGAATTAATGTACCTAGGGCCCAATTTAGCCTGCCTGgataaaaatatgaaaaactcTAGCTTTAGCATTTGACACTGTTTTTATCCGTCTTTCACTTCAATAGGGTCACAAAATACAATCCCTAGAAAACTGAATGACTGGAATTTGAAGGAATCACTTGGAAGAAGAACTAACACTGGGTAAACCCTTAACAGTATCAGGTAAGTAATCGTGGAACCCTAgtactatttttttggtgttttaATGGTGTCTGAACTTAGACATTGAGGGTTTGCTGTAAATTTTTATTTGGGTTGTAATGAAATTAGGGTACAAAACAATTCTGGGTTTGCTATAAATTTAGGCACTTCTGTTTGATTATAATGTATGTAATATGCAGATTTCTTCAATGGTGTAATTTTAAAACCCTAGGTAGAAATTTGGTGTTTTAATGGTGTCTGCACTTAGAAATTGGGGTTTTGCTGTAAATTATTATTAGGGATTTGCTTTCTTTTGTAATGGAATTAGGGCGCAAAACAATTGGGGGTTTGCTATAAATTTAGACAATTCTGTTTGGGTTTTGATTGATATAGTGTATGCGGATTTCTCAAATGTTTTGTATATTATTGTTTTCAGTAGCTAATATTGAAATATGAGGTCGAAAAGACTGGAACTACAAGAAGCTCTCAAGAAGCAGAAACCGCGCAATGCATCCGTCAATAGACGGAGAGCAAAAGAAACTGTGACTGATGATGCAGTGGATGAAGAAAGACTTGAAGTTGTTGCTCTTGAGAAGCAGAGGTCGTTAAGAAAAAGACCACGCATTGCAGTTGCCGATGGCCCAAGGGAAAGTGAAATTGTGACTGATGAAGCGGATGGAAGACTCAACGGTGTTGGTTTTGATAAGCAGAAGCCTTCAGCAGAAAAACCATGTTCTGCATTCGTCAATGGTGCAAGGGAAAATGAATTTGTGACTGATGCAGCGGATGAGAGACTCGACAATATTGCTCTCGAGAAGC
This DNA window, taken from Papaver somniferum cultivar HN1 chromosome 3, ASM357369v1, whole genome shotgun sequence, encodes the following:
- the LOC113357807 gene encoding uncharacterized protein LOC113357807; this encodes MRSKRLELQEALNKQQKKKPSTTKRQETLRNQRPSTTKPRFASVNNRRLVNDVMTDLVNEILNAAALEKKMSSATKPSNAPEENETVTDAVDERLNDVAPSLSATKPCAASVKGRKAREIETDAVDGRDNAIALENQTLSATKPCSGLISGERETDTVDGRVNVKKRRLSATKPCSAPINGRMAKENVTDAVGEKLNDAALDKQRSLTKKPRISFINGGRAKEVVTDAMDERVKVVSLKNQSLSTTKRHVSFVNGVGGKEIVTGAVDKRPNAVALEKLRSSTTKACAAVSIAVDPRPSIVALKKQRSSTTLPSSASVNANEIVTDPVDGRQEVVDDMPDAENIIRDEDTDTTGTWSDFGDDDADIIDADGDSDVQNVEDQSLPTNYHEDAVIHDADGDNDVPIVKGQSLPTNSDEDADILDKDGNIDMQILEEQSLPTYSEKVANSSSKRTCEVVQSQVAAPHSESSNTNYAGNNCQGNTSCPLGGSIHLLGTPQLIIFDKFGRRSDVESEEFAMDIAMTVRVHCRPAIGSWYDVPNIVKKNIWKDVAARYIIPGIYRPNVLSKANKAWKTWKHQLQVELDKHETAAERKRNIPYQLIRNREDWESFVDFCNTDEGQKRRAASAASVETLRKVQQGNKSLQSDIHLLRTQSGLHTENHISTPSNQSAPHAENRTSAASNQSASHTHNRASTPSNQSASYIQHRASTPSNQSASRIQHRASTPSNQSASHIQKICADIQNRASTPSNQSASHMQNRASTPSNQSASHMQNRASTPSNQSAPHMQNRASTPSNQSASSVQNRASTPSKQSALLMQNRASTPSNQSVSNIQNRTSTPSKQSAAQSPPAASLPARSPLTPPASSLPAGSRLAPPASNLPAGSHFAPPVSNLPAGSRLAPPASNLPAGSHFAPPVSNLPAGSRFAPPASNLPVRSHLSPAASNSPARSHLSPPASNSPVRSHLAPPAPNLPARSHLTPPVSNVPARSHLAPPASNLPAGSRLAPPASNLPAGSRLAPPASNLPAGSHFAPPVSNLPAGSHLSPPASNSPARSHLSPAASNSPARSHLSPPASNLPARLHLAPPAPNLPARSHLTPPVSNVPARSHLAPPASNLPAPSHLSTPASNLPTRSHLPPAASNLPASSCFIKNFKGRTIALGSINTADPPTQHVYSLTIEDIFDRDAELFDKDGKLGDITIGGVINWPKACVESSLPANSCFIRNFKRRTIAFGSINTADQPQEHVCSIIVKQIYDRNAELFDADGKLGDIKIGNVINWPKACIKPC